GCAACAGCACAAGATACAACTATTGCAACGGCGGTTGCTAATGGTGATGCCGGTGAAATGACGCATGATATCAGCGTTACTAAATTAGCGCAAAATGCTTATTTACAATCCACTGCTATTACTAGAGACAATGCAACAGCGCCAAAAAGCATTAATTTACCGGATGTAATTAATGTGCAATATCCAGCCGGCATAACAGATGAAGAAAAGAAAACAAAAATTGGGCTTAGTTTTACTGTTAATGATGGTAGTAACACAGCACAAACAATTTCTTATACTTACAGTCAATTAGAAGGCAAAACGTTAAATGATGTTGCATCTGATATTAATAAGCTAAATATTAATATTACGGCAAGCTATGATGCCGTTAATGATACGTTTAGTCTATATAATAAAAAAGGTGGTAGCACTAATACGGTTGGTATTGCTGTTAATGCCGGAAGCGTCGACAATCCGATTAGTACTGAAGGACAAGCTAACACAGAAAAATTATTTACTAATTTAAAATTAGCATCTTATGATTCAGTTAATAAAACATTAGGTAGTGAAATAGCGTTGACCGCAGCAACCCCGATTTCTGTGACCGGTGTTTCAGCTGAAGCAAAAATAGATGGCAAAATCTATACTGCGGACAGTAATAAAATTACCGCAGCCGGTGTTACTTATACTTTAAATAAAATTGGCGAAACTAAGGTGAATGTTACTAATGATGTTGATAAAATTGTAGAGAATGTCAAAAAATTCGTTGAAGACTACAATAAAATGCTTGATACTATGAACTCAAAGATTAGTGAAACTCGCTATAAAGACTACAAGCCGTTGACAGATGATGAAAAAGCAGCGATGAAAGAAGACCAAGTTAAAAGTTGGGAAGAGAAAGCTAAATCCGGCTTGTTAAACAATGATACTATTATTAGAGGCGTTGTTTATGATATGAGAGATGCTTTATCAGACTCAATTGATGGATTAACCGGCAAGTACACTAGTGCTGCGAGCATCGGTATTACTACGACTTCTTACACTGAAAAAGGGAAAATTCAGCTGGATGAAAATAAATTACGTAATGCTTTAAAAGAAG
This window of the Negativicutes bacterium genome carries:
- the fliD gene encoding flagellar filament capping protein FliD, whose amino-acid sequence is MASGIYGLSGSGMDIDSLVKNMMKTQQSKYDNIYKNKVQTEWKKSDYNSIYKSLNTFRFSTLSNYKLQSNMAARSATAQDTTIATAVANGDAGEMTHDISVTKLAQNAYLQSTAITRDNATAPKSINLPDVINVQYPAGITDEEKKTKIGLSFTVNDGSNTAQTISYTYSQLEGKTLNDVASDINKLNINITASYDAVNDTFSLYNKKGGSTNTVGIAVNAGSVDNPISTEGQANTEKLFTNLKLASYDSVNKTLGSEIALTAATPISVTGVSAEAKIDGKIYTADSNKITAAGVTYTLNKIGETKVNVTNDVDKIVENVKKFVEDYNKMLDTMNSKISETRYKDYKPLTDDEKAAMKEDQVKSWEEKAKSGLLNNDTIIRGVVYDMRDALSDSIDGLTGKYTSAASIGITTTSYTEKGKIQLDENKLRNALKEDPDVVYKIFGTTGSDRDSQGIANRLSAVAQTGMTNISKEAGISSSDDQSVLGIKIDSYESQMKKMLDIMDKRQTQLYKQ